CCATTTGTCGTAAACTAGGCATGCGGGATAGGGACCTCCTTGGTCGGTTTGTCGGTCAACAATACCCATACCAGAGAGCGTCCTTCTCCCGCAACCCCAAGTGTCACATATGTATGGTAAACCCAGAAACCTGACTGCTCAAGCTGTTGACAAAGCGCGTGGACTGTGATAACATACAACGTCATTTTGCGAATGCGGAAGGACTCAGCGTCGGGATACCGGCGGTATGAAAGGAATCTCGTTCATGTATGCTATCGTAAAAACCGGCGGAAAGCAGTACGCTGTTCGCGAGAAGGATCTTCTCGAAGTCGAGAAGCTCGAAGTGGCGGCGGGCGAGAACGTTACGCTCGAAAGCGTGCTATTCGTCAGCGGTGACAAGGGATCGACGATTGGCACCCCTGTCGTCACGGGCGCGAAGGTCACCGCCAAGGTTGTCCGGCACGGCCTGGGCAAGAAGATCGTGGGCTTCAAGTACAAGGCGAAGAAGAACGTCCGGCGCAGGTACGGGCATCGCCAGCCGCACACCACTCTTCAGATCGAGAAGATAGAATACGCGGGCTGACCGCCCGGGTACCGCGCCTTGCCGGTGGGAATCGCCGGGGCATCGGATGGGCGTCGCGGCAGTTTGCTTTGGAGGTGAATCAGATTGGCACATAAGAAAGGCGTAGGCAGTTCGCGAAACGGGCGCGACAGCAACCCGCAGAGGCTTGGAGTGAAGGAGTTCGCCGGACAGCAGGTCAAGGCCGGCAGTATCCTCGTGAGGCAGCGGGGCACCCCGCTCCATCCCGGCAAGAACGTCGGCAAGGGGAGCGACGACACGCTGTTCGCGCTCATCGCCGGCACCGTGAAGTTTGAGGGCAAGAAGGTCCGGAAGGTCAGCGTATACCCGGCTGCCGAGTGACTGGAGGTCAGCCGTCTCGGGGCTCGATTGTCCATTGCGATGATCGAGCCCTTCGTGTTTCTGGTGATGCGCAGCCCGGCAGGGCACATACGACAGATGTTCGTTGACGAAGTCACGGTCAGCCTGAGATCCGGTTCCGGGGGGAACGGCGTCATAGCGTTCCGGCGGGAGAAGTTCGTCCCGCGCGGAGGGCCCTCCGGAGGCGATGGTGGGAAGGGGGGCGATGTCGTGCTTCTCCCCGATGGGCGGCTGACGACGCTCGTGGACCTGCGGTACAAGCGCGAGTACAAGGCCGGGAGAGGCGGCGACGGCGGCCCGAACAACATGACCGGGCGAAACGGGGAAGACCTCGTGCTCAAGCTGCCCGTCGGCACGCAGGTCTACGACACCGATACCGACGCTCTAATCGCCGATCTCATGGCGGAGGGGGAGGCGTTTGTGATCGCGAGGGGCGGTCGCGGCGGTCGCGGCAACCAACATTTCGCAACTTCTACGCAACAGGCTCCCAGGATCGCCGAGAACGGCGAGCCTGGCGAGGAACTCCACGTGCGGCTCGAACTTAAGCTCCTCGCAGATGTTGGGCTGATCGGTTTTCCCAACGTTGGAAAGTCCACGCTGATTGCCCAGGTATCATCGGCGCGCCCCAGGATTGCGGACTATCCCTTCACCACGCTCGTGCCGAACCTTGGGGTCGTGCGGGTGGATGAGGAGCGCTCGTACGTGATGGCGGACATCCCCGGGCTGATCGAGGGCGCTCACGCCGGCGCCGGACTCGGCGATCGCTTCCTGCGTCATATAGAGCGCACGCGCCTGCTGCTCCACATCATTGACGTCTCCGGCTGCACCGGCCGCGACCCGTCGGAGGACTTCGACGCCATCAACCGCGAACTTGCGCTCTACAGCCCCGTTCTCGCCGATCTGCCACAAGTCGTCGCCTTGAACAAGTTGGACGTGCCGGGTGCGAGGAAGATCGCGGGTCCGCTGGCCCGCTCACTTGAGTCGCGAGGCATGAGGGTCTTCGAGGTCTCCGCCGCAACCGGACAGGGCGTCAAGCCGGTCGTCTACCATCTTATGGAACGATTGGCAGAGATGGAACGGGGAGTTCCCGTAGCGTCGGAGTCTGATCAGGTCGTCAGGATCGCCCCCCGGCGGCAGGACGAATCGCGGTTTGAGGCCGAGAGAGTCGGCGAGCGCGAGTTCGTCGTGCGGGGCAAAGGGATCGTGCGCATGGTGGCGATGTCGAATCTCGACAGTGACGAAGCCGTGAGGCGCCTCCACCGCAAGCTGGTTCGCCTTGGTGTGATCAAGCGGCTGGAGGAACTCGGAGCCGCGCGCGGAGATACGGTCAGGATAGGGGAAATCGAGTTTGACTACGCCTCTGAAAATGAGGTAGAATGAAGCAGTTCCAGGCTGCTGAGCGATAGGCGGCCCACCGTCTCCAGTCTACCCTATGACCAGACGAGTCAAGCGCGTAGTCGTAAAGGTCGGATCGAGCACCCTGACGGACGGCAGTGGCTGTCTCGATCGCGCGTACATCGCCACACTCGTATCGCAGATCGCCGAGCTAAAGTCGCGAGGTTGTGAGGTCGTGCTTGTCACTTCCGGCTCGATTCGCGCCGGGATGGAGCGAATGGAGTTGACGGTCCGACCGCGCACCATTCCAGAGCAGCAGGCGGCGGCGGCTATCGGGCAGGGCCTCCTGATGGCAATGTACGCAGACCTGTTCAACGCCCACGGGCTGACTGTCGGGCAGGTGTTGCTGACGAAAGAGGACCTGGGTCACCGCAAGAGATTCCTCAATGCCCGCAACACGATGCTCACTCTTCTACGCCGCGGCGCAGTCCCCATCGTCAATGAGAATGACACCGTGGCGGTTGACGAGATCAGGGTCGGGGACAACGATAACCTCGCAGCTCTCGTGGCCTCTTCTCTTCAGGCAGGTACACTCATCATCCTGTCTGACGTTCCCGGCCTCTGCGACTCCGATCCCGGCAAATGCGAGGACGCGAAGGTCATCCCCGTCGTGGAGCGTATCAACCCTGCCATCTACGAGATGGCTGGCGGCACGCACGGCATCAGCGGGACCGGCGGCATGAGGACCAAGATCGAGGCCGCCGAGGTCGCAGTGAACTCAGGCGTGACGATGCACATCGCCGATGGAAGACGGCCGGCGGTCCTCGCGGACATACTCGCCGGCAAGCAGGTCGGCACTAAGTTCCTTCCCGTCGCTGGTCGCCTTCGGAGCCGCAAACGCTGGATCGCATTTGGCGCGGCGTGTCGTGGAAGCATTACCGTGAACGACGGCGCGAGGGAGAAGATCCTTGACGGCGGAAAGAGCTTGCTCGCCGCAGGGATCACCGGTCTCCAGGGAAGCTTCACAGGCGGCGATCTGGTGCGTGTCTTGGACGTGCGCGGAAACCAATTCGCCCGCGGACTCGTCAACTACAGTGCGGATGAGATCGAGAAGATCAAAGGGAAACGCAGTTCGGACATTGAGGCGATCCTCGGATACAAGGATTTCGACGAAGTCATTCACCGGGACAATCTGGTACTCGGAGTATGAGCGACGGGGGTCGGATCGGAGTCATGGGTGGGACGTTCGATCCGCCGCACATGGCGCACATCGCCGCGGCGGAAGAGGCGCGGCTGCGGTTCGGCCTCGATCGGGTGATCTTCATGCCCGCAGGTCAGCCTCCTCACAAGGCGGGCAGAGCGGTCTCCGATGCGGAGCACCGGTATCAGATGACGCGGCTCGGAATAGCAGGCTATACGCAGTTCGAGGTGTCGAGGATGGAGATCGACCGCCCGGGGCCTTCGTACACGGTGGATACTTTACGGGCGCTCAGGGAGGAGCTTGGGCCCGAGGCGGAGATATATTTCATAGCGGGAGCCGACGAGATACTGGACATCGAGAACTGGCATGAAGCGGAGGCGCTGCCGGAACTAGCCCGGTTCGTCGCGCTCCCGAGGCAGGGATTCGATCTTGGTGAGCTGGAGAGTAAGTTGCCCGCGAAGTTCCTTGCGAGTATTGACATGCCTCCGATGCGCGAGATGCACGTCTCAGCGACCGATGTTCGTCAAAGAGTCGCCGAGGGGCGTCCGATAGGCCATCTCGTACCCGCGGGTGTGGAAGAATACATAAGGAGAAACGGTCTCTACCTGCAACCCCTATGATGAGACGCATATTACACGTACTGCAAGATCAGCGAGGGATGGGCCGCATCGGCACGGTCATCATGGTATTGATCAGCTTGATTGCGGCGGGCGCCGTCGGGTCGTTCCTCGGGTTCTATCTCTCCAGGGGCAGCATGAACTTCAACGTGAGCGAGATCTTCGACCGGCCGTTTGACGGAGCGCCTGTCGTCAGGATACTCGTTCTGGGGGAAGACAACACGGGTGTAAAGCAGGGTCGCGGACTCTCGGACACCATCATCCTCGCCTCCATTGACTTCAACGCCAACCGCGTTGCGGCGATCTCGATACCGAGGGATACGCGCGTGGATCTCGATGGTGGAGGCAGGTACGGCAAAATCAACGCCGGGTATGTAAGCGGTGGTCCTGCGGCGACTTGCCTTCTCGTCTCGGAACTGACGGGTGTCCGCCCCGACTACTACATTGTAACGAATATAGAAGGCTTCAAGGGCACGGTGGATGCCTTAGGTGGCGTCGAGATAGACGTTGATAAGAACATGCGCTACACGGACCGGCGCGGTGGGTTATACATCAACCTCAAGAAGGGCCTTCAGGTCTTGGACGGCGACAAGGCGATGCAGTACGTCCGCTTCCGCCATGATACGATGGGAGATATCACCCGCATACAGCGACAGCAGAAGTTCCTCAAGGCTCTTGCATCAAAAGCGGTCGAGCCGGCGAACCTGCCGAGGCTCCCCGGCATGATGGACGCCGTCCTGAAGAACGTACGCACGGACATGAGTCCGAAGGATATTATGCACCTCGCCAGGTTCGCCTCGAAGCTCGACCTCTCCGCCGTGGAGATGGCGACTCTTCCCGGTGTTCCGGATACGATTAGCGGGCTGAGCTATTGGGTTGCCGACAGGGCAGACACGGCGCGAGTCGTCCAGAACCTCTTCTATCCGCCGAACGGAGAGCTGCCGACGGTGGAGGTTCTGAACGGCAGTGGCGTGAGCGGGGCGGCCGCCAGGGTTGCCGAAATGTTGAGAGAGAAGGGCTACGCGGTCGAGTCTGTCGGTAATGCCGAGAGCTTCGATTACGTCTCCAGCGAGATCATTCGGCACAACGGGAGCGAGGACGGCGCGCGCGAACTCGCGGCACTGCTGAACTCGCAGACCATAAAACTTAAGCCGGATGAGACGGCTCCGGCGGACGTGACCGTTATCGTCGGACGCGACTACGTGGCTCTGGCTTCCGGGACGTAGACGACGGCTCGGCACCGATACGAAAGGAACCGCATGACATCGGAAGACAAGGCCTCGCTTATTCTTGAGGCAATGGACGAAAAGAAGGCCGTTGCACCCGTCCGACTAGACGTTCGCGAGCGTACGATCATGACAGAGTACCTGATCATCGCGAGCGGCAACTCCAACATACATATCCGTACGATCGCCGACGCCGTCATCGAGAAACTACGAGACAATGGTGCAAAGAAGAAGCGCCTCGAGGGGTATGAACACGCGACCTGGGTCCTTCTCGACTATGGTGATGTCATCGTCCACGTTTTCGCCCCGGAGGAGAGGGATTTCTATCGGCTCGAGGCATACTGGTCAGGCGCCGAGAAAGGCAGTCCTCCACCCATGTCGCCTGATGAGTCGCAGGGGGTCTCGTAGATGGGCAAGGATCAGCAGCTTGACCGCGAGCGTGAGTTGGAGCGCCTGCTCGGACAGGCCAACCTCCACCGGCTGAGAGGCCAGGTTCTGGAAGCCGAGGATACGTGCCGCAAAGCCCTGGAGATCGCGCGGGAGGATGTCGTCTTCAGGGAGATGCTTGCGGACATCCTTCACGAATCAGGCAAGCTCGACGCCGCCCTTGCGGAGTACCGCACGGGCCTCCAGTACGCTCCGGGTAGGGACTCCCTCGAAAAGAAGTTTGCAAAGGTTACCCTGGAGATAGCGGACCGCGAGCGGGAGAAGGCACTCGCCCGCGACATGCTTCTCAACCCCCATGAGTACGCGCCAAAGGAGAGGAGCCCGAGCATCGCGTTCTTCAGTGCGCTCATACCCGGGCTGGGCCAGTTCTATAACGGCGAGATCGTGAAATCGTCGGTCATATTTGGAAGCTTTCTCCTGTTCGTCACGACCTACGCTCTCCTTCAGCGCTATCCGTCGGGTATCAGCAACCTGAACAACCTGCTCTACTACACGAACCCGCTCGTTCTCATCACCGGCCTGATCTTCATCGTCGCCTACGTATACAGCGTCATAGACGCCCTCGTCGTCGCCGGCAAGACAATCCGTAAGCCTGAACCGAAACAGACGGAACCGCCTGTGTGACGACAGCTGCGGTGCCGGGCTCAATCGCTTCGCGCTATCCACGGAGGATACGCTATGCACAGATCGTTGACAATCGCCATGCTGCTTCTCGCGATGATGATAGTCGCTCGTGCGTCTGGCGCGGGTGCAAAGCCCCTGGTCGGAGTATACTACTTCCCGGGATGGTACCGCGCCGCCCAGAATCCAGCCGGTGAGTCGAGCGAATGGCGAACGGCGATCATGAAGGCCGCCGTCCCGCGTGCGTCGTGCGGATTCTACAACGACGCCGATCCGCGATTGTGGAGTTACTACATTCCTTGGATGACGACTCATGGCCTGGACTTTATCGCATTCGACTGGTACTACAACGCCGGGCAGGAGTTCCTCTACGAATCTCTGGATCGGGGC
The DNA window shown above is from Armatimonadota bacterium and carries:
- the rplU gene encoding 50S ribosomal protein L21, giving the protein MYAIVKTGGKQYAVREKDLLEVEKLEVAAGENVTLESVLFVSGDKGSTIGTPVVTGAKVTAKVVRHGLGKKIVGFKYKAKKNVRRRYGHRQPHTTLQIEKIEYAG
- the rpmA gene encoding 50S ribosomal protein L27, with the translated sequence MAHKKGVGSSRNGRDSNPQRLGVKEFAGQQVKAGSILVRQRGTPLHPGKNVGKGSDDTLFALIAGTVKFEGKKVRKVSVYPAAE
- the obgE gene encoding GTPase ObgE; this translates as MFVDEVTVSLRSGSGGNGVIAFRREKFVPRGGPSGGDGGKGGDVVLLPDGRLTTLVDLRYKREYKAGRGGDGGPNNMTGRNGEDLVLKLPVGTQVYDTDTDALIADLMAEGEAFVIARGGRGGRGNQHFATSTQQAPRIAENGEPGEELHVRLELKLLADVGLIGFPNVGKSTLIAQVSSARPRIADYPFTTLVPNLGVVRVDEERSYVMADIPGLIEGAHAGAGLGDRFLRHIERTRLLLHIIDVSGCTGRDPSEDFDAINRELALYSPVLADLPQVVALNKLDVPGARKIAGPLARSLESRGMRVFEVSAATGQGVKPVVYHLMERLAEMERGVPVASESDQVVRIAPRRQDESRFEAERVGEREFVVRGKGIVRMVAMSNLDSDEAVRRLHRKLVRLGVIKRLEELGAARGDTVRIGEIEFDYASENEVE
- the proB gene encoding glutamate 5-kinase, with product MTRRVKRVVVKVGSSTLTDGSGCLDRAYIATLVSQIAELKSRGCEVVLVTSGSIRAGMERMELTVRPRTIPEQQAAAAIGQGLLMAMYADLFNAHGLTVGQVLLTKEDLGHRKRFLNARNTMLTLLRRGAVPIVNENDTVAVDEIRVGDNDNLAALVASSLQAGTLIILSDVPGLCDSDPGKCEDAKVIPVVERINPAIYEMAGGTHGISGTGGMRTKIEAAEVAVNSGVTMHIADGRRPAVLADILAGKQVGTKFLPVAGRLRSRKRWIAFGAACRGSITVNDGAREKILDGGKSLLAAGITGLQGSFTGGDLVRVLDVRGNQFARGLVNYSADEIEKIKGKRSSDIEAILGYKDFDEVIHRDNLVLGV
- the nadD gene encoding nicotinate-nucleotide adenylyltransferase, producing the protein MSDGGRIGVMGGTFDPPHMAHIAAAEEARLRFGLDRVIFMPAGQPPHKAGRAVSDAEHRYQMTRLGIAGYTQFEVSRMEIDRPGPSYTVDTLRALREELGPEAEIYFIAGADEILDIENWHEAEALPELARFVALPRQGFDLGELESKLPAKFLASIDMPPMREMHVSATDVRQRVAEGRPIGHLVPAGVEEYIRRNGLYLQPL
- a CDS encoding LCP family protein, with translation MGRIGTVIMVLISLIAAGAVGSFLGFYLSRGSMNFNVSEIFDRPFDGAPVVRILVLGEDNTGVKQGRGLSDTIILASIDFNANRVAAISIPRDTRVDLDGGGRYGKINAGYVSGGPAATCLLVSELTGVRPDYYIVTNIEGFKGTVDALGGVEIDVDKNMRYTDRRGGLYINLKKGLQVLDGDKAMQYVRFRHDTMGDITRIQRQQKFLKALASKAVEPANLPRLPGMMDAVLKNVRTDMSPKDIMHLARFASKLDLSAVEMATLPGVPDTISGLSYWVADRADTARVVQNLFYPPNGELPTVEVLNGSGVSGAAARVAEMLREKGYAVESVGNAESFDYVSSEIIRHNGSEDGARELAALLNSQTIKLKPDETAPADVTVIVGRDYVALASGT
- the rsfS gene encoding ribosome silencing factor; its protein translation is MTSEDKASLILEAMDEKKAVAPVRLDVRERTIMTEYLIIASGNSNIHIRTIADAVIEKLRDNGAKKKRLEGYEHATWVLLDYGDVIVHVFAPEERDFYRLEAYWSGAEKGSPPPMSPDESQGVS